Proteins from a single region of Chryseobacterium sp. W4I1:
- a CDS encoding excinuclease ABC subunit UvrA codes for MKDIIITHARQNNLKNISLRIPKNKITVFTGVSGSGKSSLVFETIGAEAQRQINETQNSFIRNRLQHFGVPNVDKIENLNVPFIINQKRLGGNARSTVGTATDIYASLRLLFSRIGQPFVGYSNVFSFNNPQGMCPECEGLGYVQAVNIETLFDKNKSLNEGAIRFPTFQPGGWRLTRYTHSGYFDNDKKLRDYTEKEWEILLNAEEHSPKNPSKEWGKTVQYKGVIPRIENSFLKKDSKENVSRKDSLNRVIITKECPVCKGKRLNSKVLSCKIEGKNIADCTSLSIDDLLIFIQNLPSETYASIISELEKKLQNLIDIGLQYLTLDRQTDTLSGGESQRIKMVKQLGNSLVDLLYIFDEPSIGLHPKDIDRIVNIIKKIRDKGNTVLIVEHDPDLIKIADLIVDMGPGSGKNGGKIMYQGSFAHLKNAKGKTAHYFSKARTYNKAPRLSKGFLKLKNGNLHNLKNVSVNIPTGIMNVITGVAGSGKSTLINKVLPAFYPEITVVDQSVFTASSRSNLLTYLNLSNTVRKLFSQTNNVSEKLFSRNGEGACPNCKGLGIEKIDLAFMDDIEQPCEVCHGSGYKPEVLQYVYHEKNIADIMNMTVLEALPFFSESGFQKELGLLIKLGLDYLTLGQRLDSFSGGERQRLKLTKELHHTDKIIVLDEPSTGLHPIDNEKLLSFFDELVNAGNTLIVIEHNLDIIAQADWIIDIGPGAGKLGGTIVFEGTVESLLSAKHSDTAAYLKKHLKGH; via the coding sequence ATGAAAGACATTATCATTACCCACGCCAGGCAGAATAATCTGAAAAATATTTCACTGCGGATCCCAAAAAATAAAATAACGGTATTCACAGGAGTTTCCGGATCCGGGAAGTCTTCATTGGTATTTGAAACCATTGGTGCCGAGGCGCAGCGACAGATCAATGAAACACAAAATAGTTTTATAAGAAACCGTTTGCAGCATTTTGGTGTTCCGAATGTTGATAAAATAGAAAACCTGAATGTTCCTTTTATCATCAATCAAAAGAGATTGGGAGGAAATGCCCGGTCAACAGTAGGAACTGCCACAGATATTTATGCCTCCCTGCGGCTGCTTTTTTCCAGAATTGGACAACCGTTTGTGGGTTATTCCAATGTATTTTCGTTCAACAATCCGCAGGGTATGTGCCCGGAGTGTGAAGGCTTGGGCTATGTACAGGCCGTCAATATTGAAACTCTTTTTGACAAAAACAAATCACTGAATGAAGGAGCCATCCGGTTTCCAACATTTCAGCCGGGCGGATGGAGACTGACCCGGTATACCCATTCAGGTTATTTTGATAATGATAAGAAACTCCGGGATTATACGGAAAAGGAATGGGAAATATTACTGAATGCTGAAGAACACAGCCCGAAAAACCCATCTAAAGAATGGGGCAAAACCGTTCAATATAAAGGAGTGATCCCCCGGATTGAAAATTCATTTCTGAAAAAAGATTCCAAAGAGAACGTCAGCCGGAAAGACAGTTTAAATCGGGTTATCATTACCAAAGAATGTCCCGTATGTAAAGGTAAACGTCTTAATTCAAAAGTTCTGTCCTGTAAGATCGAAGGTAAAAATATTGCAGACTGTACCTCATTGTCCATTGACGATTTACTCATCTTTATACAGAATTTACCTTCTGAAACCTATGCTTCCATTATCAGTGAGCTGGAAAAAAAACTGCAGAACCTCATCGACATTGGCTTGCAGTATCTGACACTGGACCGACAAACGGATACCCTCTCGGGAGGAGAATCTCAACGGATAAAAATGGTAAAACAGCTCGGGAACAGCCTGGTAGATCTACTCTATATTTTTGATGAACCGAGCATTGGCCTTCATCCCAAAGATATTGACCGTATCGTGAATATCATCAAAAAAATAAGGGATAAAGGAAATACCGTTCTGATTGTAGAACATGATCCGGATCTTATAAAAATAGCCGATCTTATTGTAGATATGGGACCCGGCTCAGGGAAAAACGGTGGTAAAATCATGTATCAGGGAAGTTTTGCTCATCTAAAGAATGCTAAAGGAAAAACAGCACACTATTTCAGTAAAGCACGCACTTATAACAAAGCCCCACGATTATCGAAAGGCTTTCTCAAACTAAAAAACGGAAATCTTCATAATCTAAAAAATGTCAGTGTGAACATTCCCACAGGAATTATGAATGTGATAACCGGCGTAGCAGGATCAGGAAAAAGCACTCTGATCAATAAAGTATTACCTGCGTTCTATCCGGAAATTACTGTTGTAGATCAATCTGTTTTTACTGCCAGCAGCCGTTCCAATCTTTTAACGTATCTTAATCTGTCCAATACGGTCCGAAAGCTGTTTTCCCAGACCAATAACGTTTCGGAAAAACTGTTTAGCCGCAACGGAGAAGGCGCATGTCCCAATTGTAAAGGATTAGGTATTGAAAAAATAGACCTTGCTTTTATGGACGATATCGAGCAGCCTTGTGAGGTCTGCCATGGATCAGGATACAAACCTGAAGTCTTACAATATGTGTATCACGAAAAAAACATTGCAGATATCATGAATATGACGGTCCTGGAAGCCCTGCCGTTTTTTTCTGAATCAGGATTTCAAAAAGAACTTGGCCTCCTTATTAAGCTGGGGCTTGATTATTTAACCCTCGGACAGAGGCTGGATAGTTTTTCAGGTGGCGAAAGACAGCGCTTAAAACTTACCAAAGAACTTCATCATACCGATAAAATTATTGTTTTGGATGAGCCCAGCACTGGACTTCATCCCATTGACAATGAAAAACTGCTTTCTTTCTTTGACGAATTGGTGAATGCAGGAAATACCCTGATCGTTATTGAACATAATCTGGATATTATAGCTCAGGCAGACTGGATCATAGACATTGGTCCCGGAGCCGGAAAACTTGGGGGTACTATCGTATTTGAAGGAACTGTAGAAAGCCTGCTATCAGCAAAACATTCCGACACTGCTGCCTATCTGAAGAAACATTTGAAGGGCCACTAA
- the nudK gene encoding GDP-mannose pyrophosphatase NudK translates to MQNPNITILNTEILSDNWYTLNKVTYSITKKDGNSETQSREAYDRGNGATILLYNKNLNTVILTRQFRLPTFINGNSTGMLIEACAGLLDDDNPEECVKRETEEETGYKITKVEKVFEAYMSPGSVTEILHFFIAEYAPEMKIADGGGLEEEGENIEVLELSFENALAMIDTGEIKDAKTIMLLQHLKVKNIL, encoded by the coding sequence ATGCAGAATCCCAACATTACAATTCTTAACACAGAAATTCTTTCTGACAACTGGTATACTTTAAACAAAGTCACTTACAGTATTACAAAAAAGGACGGAAATTCAGAAACCCAGAGCAGAGAAGCCTACGACAGAGGAAATGGAGCCACCATTTTACTTTACAATAAAAATTTGAACACCGTTATTCTAACAAGACAATTCCGGTTACCTACTTTTATTAATGGCAATTCCACCGGAATGCTTATAGAAGCTTGTGCCGGCTTGCTGGATGATGATAACCCTGAAGAATGCGTAAAAAGAGAAACAGAGGAGGAAACCGGATATAAAATAACAAAGGTGGAAAAAGTCTTTGAAGCCTATATGTCACCCGGCTCCGTAACGGAAATACTGCATTTTTTTATAGCCGAATATGCTCCTGAAATGAAGATTGCAGACGGTGGCGGACTTGAAGAAGAAGGTGAAAACATTGAAGTTCTGGAACTTTCTTTTGAGAATGCTCTTGCGATGATTGATACAGGCGAAATTAAAGATGCCAAAACCATTATGCTTTTACAGCATCTAAAAGTTAAGAATATTTTATAA
- a CDS encoding DUF2750 domain-containing protein has translation MIQDHLTIKNRHSDFVKKVCESEIIYALKGDKGYAVSYSNEMEDEDGDPVQMVCFWSDEVRAQSCIGGEWSDYHTDTLALNDFLENWCLGMNSDGIIAGINFDNNLFGFEAEPLELILEIIEELKRTDKNITLHSFENIHDLETQIKDVLS, from the coding sequence ATGATTCAGGATCATTTAACGATTAAAAACCGACATTCAGACTTTGTGAAAAAAGTGTGTGAATCTGAAATTATTTACGCCCTGAAAGGTGATAAAGGATATGCTGTCTCCTACTCCAATGAAATGGAAGATGAAGACGGTGATCCTGTGCAGATGGTATGCTTCTGGTCTGATGAAGTGAGAGCCCAATCATGTATTGGAGGTGAATGGAGTGATTATCACACCGATACCCTTGCATTAAATGATTTTCTTGAAAACTGGTGTCTCGGAATGAATAGTGACGGTATTATCGCAGGAATAAATTTTGACAATAACCTGTTTGGTTTTGAAGCCGAACCTCTGGAACTTATCTTAGAAATTATAGAAGAGCTTAAAAGAACAGACAAAAACATAACGCTTCATTCCTTTGAAAATATTCATGACCTTGAAACCCAGATCAAAGATGTTTTAAGCTAA
- a CDS encoding Lrp/AsnC family transcriptional regulator — MKIVLDKIDHKILQLLTENARLSYAELGRMISLSQSATKERVQNLTDTGVIKRFTADIDYNQLGYGLKVIIHLKFKNDEFRIFTDHIRLFPEIISCKRITGEYCLIAECVLKDSAHLENIIDRLIKYGIPSTSVQLSEIKTNHFFNKE; from the coding sequence ATGAAAATAGTTTTAGATAAAATTGATCATAAAATTTTGCAATTGCTAACTGAAAATGCACGGCTTAGTTATGCTGAGCTCGGGAGAATGATTTCCCTTTCTCAATCGGCTACAAAAGAAAGGGTTCAGAACCTTACAGATACAGGCGTCATCAAAAGATTTACGGCAGATATTGATTATAACCAGTTGGGGTACGGTCTCAAAGTGATTATTCATCTGAAATTCAAAAACGATGAATTCAGGATATTTACAGATCATATCAGACTGTTTCCTGAAATCATCAGTTGCAAAAGAATCACAGGAGAATACTGCCTCATTGCAGAATGTGTATTGAAAGACAGTGCCCATCTTGAAAACATCATAGACAGACTGATTAAGTATGGAATTCCTTCTACCTCAGTTCAGCTATCTGAAATAAAGACCAATCATTTCTTTAATAAAGAATAA
- a CDS encoding Lrp/AsnC family transcriptional regulator, which produces MERLDEKDLQLLRILQKNAKLTVKELAKEINLSASPVFERMKRLEQDGYIKHYAAVLDAEKLNRGFTVFCQIKLKIHDRAVGNQFVEDILQIDEVAECYNISGDFDFLLKVQVRDMKHYQDFVFNKLGSVDSIGSTHSTFVMAEVKNIHGVSI; this is translated from the coding sequence GTGGAAAGACTGGATGAAAAGGATCTTCAGCTGCTGAGAATCCTGCAAAAAAATGCTAAACTGACTGTTAAGGAGCTTGCTAAAGAAATTAACCTTTCAGCATCACCTGTTTTTGAACGGATGAAAAGGCTGGAGCAGGATGGGTATATCAAACATTATGCAGCTGTTCTGGACGCTGAAAAACTGAACCGTGGTTTTACTGTCTTTTGCCAGATCAAGCTTAAGATCCATGACCGTGCTGTGGGAAATCAGTTTGTGGAAGATATTCTACAGATCGATGAGGTTGCTGAATGCTATAATATCTCAGGTGATTTTGATTTTCTGCTCAAAGTTCAGGTCCGGGATATGAAGCATTACCAGGATTTTGTATTTAATAAGCTGGGCTCAGTAGATTCCATAGGAAGCACACACAGCACTTTTGTGATGGCGGAAGTGAAAAATATTCATGGAGTGAGTATCTAG